From a region of the Primulina eburnea isolate SZY01 chromosome 7, ASM2296580v1, whole genome shotgun sequence genome:
- the LOC140836685 gene encoding small RNA 2'-O-methyltransferase-like isoform X1, with amino-acid sequence MMEAVKSTSNAAKKPLMTPKAIIHQRFGDKAIYKVEEVQDLTQNGCPGLAVLQKGPCLYRCTLLLPEIVVVSDSFKRKKDAEQSAAEKAIEKLGIRQKEYKPTILEAWDDLTSRLVFLFANEFLSSLHPLSGHFRAALRREGHFNGCVPVSVIALYDAKIGNICIHINPAAESNPLLVMSLVLKAAAKQNDMVLPFEEQLSLKRRNPYPPEIIQPSTDHGSSLCYGSTIEVIRIPASPYKDVEALKLNIAETGYYLDVIGHELGVNEASNVLISRTIGKASSELRIYSPAPKRQLWEHLSEHDVKQHIHLEESLNERASYFSGQFVYGDAILASVGYTWKSTDLFHEAVALRTYYRILVNRIPNGAYKISREAILAANLPLAFTTRNNWRGSLPRDILCTICRFHHISEPVFSVQLISSDSSQDLPESHKKLEVMEADRDEKSEAVLAASCGSGNLVGSTEASSCEVKIYSKKQELILRCSPQEAYRKQNDAIQSAALKVLSWLDIFLEKPDTSVEKLNAVAKKLDIHLSLHYLSKEFASCQSIHKCGITIAQSLKLLNYNCSGNVVKDEPAFVAVAGQSSGITPSNGSLASVCYSVSLVTDGGRMKEHLESCEEFEFEVGNEAVLPDLEVAVAQMTVGQSSNVQTELVPCELILAAAGDSAATLSLLSSRSCKLEYNITLMRVTEPLEERMEQALFSPPLSKQRVEFAVRHIKEFSASSLVDFGCGSGSLLDSLLLYPTSLEKIVGVDISRRSLARAAKSLHTKLNSLLGAKDTSSVIKSAVLYDGSITKYDSRLHGFDIATCLEVIEHMEEKDACLFGDVVLSSFCPKFLIVSTPNYEYNVILQGSTPQSQEEDPNEKNQAQSCKFRNHDHKFEWTRSQFNHWASDLAARHNYSVAFSGVGGSADTEPGFASQIAIFRRSDDDYDRVAKMEFGHQYVVLWEWNIEDLLPKKE; translated from the exons ATGATGGAAGCAGTGAAATCCACATCTAACGCTGCGAAAAAGCCACTGATGACACCCAAGGCAATTATACACCAGAGATTTGGTGATAAAGCCATCTATAAGGTTGAGGAAGTACAAGATTTAACTCAAAACGGATGTCCAGGGCTAGCCGTCCTGCAGAAGGGACCCTGCCTCTACCGATGCACCCTACTACTTCCTGAAATTGTTGTTGTCTCTGATTCCTTTAAAAGGAAAAAGGATGCCGAACAATCAGCTGCAGAGAAGGCCATAGAAAAG CTTGGAATTCGTCAGAAAGAATATAAGCCTACCATTCTTGAAGCATGGGATGATTTGACTAGCCGTCTTGTTTTTCTATTTGCTAATGAG TTCCTTTCTTCTCTCCACCCACTCAGCGGTCACTTCAGAGCAGCTTTGAGAAGAGAAGGCCACTTCAATGGTTGTGTTCCTGTGTCTGTGATAGCACTTTATGATGCAAAGATTGGTAACATATGTATACACATAAATCCTGCAGCTGAATCGAATCCACTGCTAGTGATGTCACTAGTTCTCAAGGCAGCAGCAAAACAAAATGATATGGTTTTGCCATTTGAGGAGCAACTTTCACTAAAGAGGAGAAACCCGTATCCTCCTGAGATCATACAACCTTCTACAGACCATGGATCAAGCTTGTGTTATGGCAGTACAATTGAAGTAATACGGATTCCAGCTTCACCATACAAGGATGTGGAAGCCTTGAAGCTTAACATTGCTGAAACTGGTTATTACCTTGATGTTATTGGTCATGAATTAGGTGTGAATGAGGCTTCTAATGTTCTGATATCCAG AACGATAGGCAAAGCTTCCTCCGAATTGAGAATATATTCCCCTGCTCCCAAGCGACAGCTCTGGGAACATTTGTCAGAGCATGATGTGAAACAACACATTCATCTTGAAGAATCATTAAATGAGAGGGCAAGTTACTTCTCTGGTCAATTTGTATATGGTGATGCAATTTTGGCATCTGTCGGTTACACGTGGAAGTCTACTGATCTTTTCCATGAAGCTGTTGCCTTGCGCACATATTATAG GATACTCGTGAACAGGATACCTAACGGGGCATATAAGATATCTAGAGAGGCAATACTCGCTGCTAACTTGCCATTAGCATTTACTACAAGAAACAATTGGAGAGGATCCTTGCCGAGGGACATCCTTTGTACCATCTGTCGTTTTCATCATATATCTGAACCTGTTTTCTCTGTTCAATTAATTTCATCGGATTCATCTCAAGATTTACCTGAATCCCATAAAAAGCTGGAAGTTATGGAGGCTGATAGAGATGAAAAAAGTGAAGCGGTCCTTGCTGCTAGCTGTGGCAGTGGCAATCTGGTGGGATCTACTGAAGCATCTAGTTGTGAAGTAAAAATATATTCCAAAAAGCAGGAGTTGATCTTACGATGCTCGCCTCAAGAAGCTTATAGAAAGCAGAACGATGCCATCCAAAGTGCTGCTTTGAAAGTTCTATCTTGGTTGGATATATTTCTTGAAAAACCTGACACATCTGTGGAGAAGCTGAATGCAGTTGCCAAAAAACTTGACATTCACTTATCTCTTCATTACCTCTCGAAGGAGTTTGCATCATGCCAATCTATTCATAAATGCGGAATCACAATTGCACAATCTCTCAAACTATTAAACTATAACTGCAGTGGTAATGTAGTTAAAGATGAACCGGCTTTTGTTGCTGTTGCGGGTCAAAGTTCTGGAATTACTCCCTCGAATGGCTCTCTAGCTTCTGTATGTTACTCTGTTTCGTTGGTCACTGATGGAGGCCGCATGAAGGAACACCTTGAAAGTTGTGAAGAGTTTGAATTTGAGGTAGGTAACGAAGCAGTGCTGCCTGATCTTGAAGTTGCTGTAGCACAAATGACTGTTGGCCAGTCTTCTAATGTTCAAACAGAATTGGTTCCCTGTGAGCTTATTTTGGCAGCAGCTGGTGATTCTGCAGCAACTTTATCGTTATTATCTTCAA GAAGCTGCAAATTGGAGTACAATATAACTCTAATGCGGGTGACAGAACCATTGGAAGAGAGGATGGAGCAAGCTTTATTCAGTCCCCCTCTGTCAAAGCAGCGTGTTGAATTTGCAGTGCGACATATTAAAGAATTTTCTGCATCCTCGTTG GTTGATTTTGGTTGCGGTTCTGGAAGTTTATTGGATTCTTTGCTATTGTATCCTACCTCTCTGGAAAAAATAGTAGGCGTTGATATTTCACGGAGAAGTCTTGCACGGGCAGCCAAG TCCCTACACACAAAATTAAACAGCTTATTGGGTGCCAAGGATACATCTAGCGTGATCAAGTCTGCAGTGCTATATGATGGCTCTATCACGAAATATGATTCCCGGTTGCATGGCTTTGATATTGCAACTTGCTTGGAG GTGATTGAGCACATGGAGGAGAAAGACGCGTGTTTATTTGGTGATGTAGTCCTCAGCTCTTTCTGTCCCAAGTTTCTTATTGTCTCTACCCCAAACTACGAGTACAATGTCATTCTTCAGGGATCTACACCACAAAGCCAAGAAGAGGATCCAAATGAAAAAAATCAAGCCCAGAGCTGTAAATTCCGAAATCATGACCATAAATTTGAATGGACTAGATCACAGTTTAATCACTGGGCATCTGATTTGGCTGCTAGACATAACTACAGTGTTGCATTCAGTGGCGTTGGGGGATCTGCTGATACTGAACCTGGTTTTGCGTCCCAAATCGCTATATTTAGAAGATCTGATGATGACTATGATCGTGTGGCAAAAATGGAATTTGGTCATCAATATGTAGTCCTATGGGAGTGGAATATCGAAGATCTGCTCCCAAAAAAAGAAtag
- the LOC140836685 gene encoding small RNA 2'-O-methyltransferase-like isoform X2 — translation MMEAVKSTSNAAKKPLMTPKAIIHQRFGDKAIYKVEEVQDLTQNGCPGLAVLQKGPCLYRCTLLLPEIVVVSDSFKRKKDAEQSAAEKAIEKLGIRQKEYKPTILEAWDDLTSRLVFLFANEFLSSLHPLSGHFRAALRREGHFNGCVPVSVIALYDAKIGNICIHINPAAESNPLLVMSLVLKAAAKQNDMVLPFEEQLSLKRRNPYPPEIIQPSTDHGSSLCYGSTIEVIRIPASPYKDVEALKLNIAETGYYLDVIGHELGVNEASNVLISRTIGKASSELRIYSPAPKRQLWEHLSEHDVKQHIHLEESLNERASYFSGQFVYGDAILASVGYTWKSTDLFHEAVALRTYYRILVNRIPNGAYKISREAILAANLPLAFTTRNNWRGSLPRDILCTICRFHHISEPVFSVQLISSDSSQDLPESHKKLEVMEADRDEKSEAVLAASCGSGNLVGSTEASSCEVKIYSKKQELILRCSPQEAYRKQNDAIQSAALKVLSWLDIFLEKPDTSVEKLNAVAKKLDIHLSLHYLSKEFASCQSIHKCGITIAQSLKLLNYNCSGNVVKDEPAFVAVAGQSSGITPSNGSLASVCYSVSLVTDGGRMKEHLESCEEFEFEVGNEAVLPDLEVAVAQMTVGQSSNVQTELVPCELILAAAGDSAATLSLLSSRSCKLEYNITLMRVTEPLEERMEQALFSPPLSKQRVEFAVRHIKEFSASSLVDFGCGSGSLLDSLLLYPTSLEKIVGVDISRRSLARAAKPGREVYDLQLHI, via the exons ATGATGGAAGCAGTGAAATCCACATCTAACGCTGCGAAAAAGCCACTGATGACACCCAAGGCAATTATACACCAGAGATTTGGTGATAAAGCCATCTATAAGGTTGAGGAAGTACAAGATTTAACTCAAAACGGATGTCCAGGGCTAGCCGTCCTGCAGAAGGGACCCTGCCTCTACCGATGCACCCTACTACTTCCTGAAATTGTTGTTGTCTCTGATTCCTTTAAAAGGAAAAAGGATGCCGAACAATCAGCTGCAGAGAAGGCCATAGAAAAG CTTGGAATTCGTCAGAAAGAATATAAGCCTACCATTCTTGAAGCATGGGATGATTTGACTAGCCGTCTTGTTTTTCTATTTGCTAATGAG TTCCTTTCTTCTCTCCACCCACTCAGCGGTCACTTCAGAGCAGCTTTGAGAAGAGAAGGCCACTTCAATGGTTGTGTTCCTGTGTCTGTGATAGCACTTTATGATGCAAAGATTGGTAACATATGTATACACATAAATCCTGCAGCTGAATCGAATCCACTGCTAGTGATGTCACTAGTTCTCAAGGCAGCAGCAAAACAAAATGATATGGTTTTGCCATTTGAGGAGCAACTTTCACTAAAGAGGAGAAACCCGTATCCTCCTGAGATCATACAACCTTCTACAGACCATGGATCAAGCTTGTGTTATGGCAGTACAATTGAAGTAATACGGATTCCAGCTTCACCATACAAGGATGTGGAAGCCTTGAAGCTTAACATTGCTGAAACTGGTTATTACCTTGATGTTATTGGTCATGAATTAGGTGTGAATGAGGCTTCTAATGTTCTGATATCCAG AACGATAGGCAAAGCTTCCTCCGAATTGAGAATATATTCCCCTGCTCCCAAGCGACAGCTCTGGGAACATTTGTCAGAGCATGATGTGAAACAACACATTCATCTTGAAGAATCATTAAATGAGAGGGCAAGTTACTTCTCTGGTCAATTTGTATATGGTGATGCAATTTTGGCATCTGTCGGTTACACGTGGAAGTCTACTGATCTTTTCCATGAAGCTGTTGCCTTGCGCACATATTATAG GATACTCGTGAACAGGATACCTAACGGGGCATATAAGATATCTAGAGAGGCAATACTCGCTGCTAACTTGCCATTAGCATTTACTACAAGAAACAATTGGAGAGGATCCTTGCCGAGGGACATCCTTTGTACCATCTGTCGTTTTCATCATATATCTGAACCTGTTTTCTCTGTTCAATTAATTTCATCGGATTCATCTCAAGATTTACCTGAATCCCATAAAAAGCTGGAAGTTATGGAGGCTGATAGAGATGAAAAAAGTGAAGCGGTCCTTGCTGCTAGCTGTGGCAGTGGCAATCTGGTGGGATCTACTGAAGCATCTAGTTGTGAAGTAAAAATATATTCCAAAAAGCAGGAGTTGATCTTACGATGCTCGCCTCAAGAAGCTTATAGAAAGCAGAACGATGCCATCCAAAGTGCTGCTTTGAAAGTTCTATCTTGGTTGGATATATTTCTTGAAAAACCTGACACATCTGTGGAGAAGCTGAATGCAGTTGCCAAAAAACTTGACATTCACTTATCTCTTCATTACCTCTCGAAGGAGTTTGCATCATGCCAATCTATTCATAAATGCGGAATCACAATTGCACAATCTCTCAAACTATTAAACTATAACTGCAGTGGTAATGTAGTTAAAGATGAACCGGCTTTTGTTGCTGTTGCGGGTCAAAGTTCTGGAATTACTCCCTCGAATGGCTCTCTAGCTTCTGTATGTTACTCTGTTTCGTTGGTCACTGATGGAGGCCGCATGAAGGAACACCTTGAAAGTTGTGAAGAGTTTGAATTTGAGGTAGGTAACGAAGCAGTGCTGCCTGATCTTGAAGTTGCTGTAGCACAAATGACTGTTGGCCAGTCTTCTAATGTTCAAACAGAATTGGTTCCCTGTGAGCTTATTTTGGCAGCAGCTGGTGATTCTGCAGCAACTTTATCGTTATTATCTTCAA GAAGCTGCAAATTGGAGTACAATATAACTCTAATGCGGGTGACAGAACCATTGGAAGAGAGGATGGAGCAAGCTTTATTCAGTCCCCCTCTGTCAAAGCAGCGTGTTGAATTTGCAGTGCGACATATTAAAGAATTTTCTGCATCCTCGTTG GTTGATTTTGGTTGCGGTTCTGGAAGTTTATTGGATTCTTTGCTATTGTATCCTACCTCTCTGGAAAAAATAGTAGGCGTTGATATTTCACGGAGAAGTCTTGCACGGGCAGCCAAG CCAGGAAGGGAGGTTTATGACTTGCAGTTACATATATGA